The Planctomycetaceae bacterium genome has a segment encoding these proteins:
- a CDS encoding DegT/DnrJ/EryC1/StrS family aminotransferase: MIPRHRPSFGMGHLVYQFLLGMFPAKIEAAEEIWATRLKVPHAIWVPSGRYAICRSLEFATSDECTVYTPAFTCGVVREAVRRSGRRLKLMDSEQNGLLMSGNADRSATRHDAVILSEVYGLRYSDSDLPTALIDAGMRIFDMAMSVPTQNDMQRLRKSDVAIVSFGLGKPLYAGWGGLLLTHDQQMADWMRAQRCIDLAPKRLVRSIRQNAELLLRSAAHVPACYALIRTLQDRLRRGSSPVIADGNSADDQLPPMSRDWSHGPTSLHLTLASNLARGTDRIISQRRQLFRSYETLLFPDSSVPVPDAAFSHYPIRVPGLHRDTLRAELWENGIDTATLFEFPRGERPESFPNAHRHSHEILALPLWNSLPVQAIATACRVIRDFCLKNQISISPFHWPGEIESDRKLVDRQSAA; the protein is encoded by the coding sequence ATGATTCCACGTCACCGTCCTTCATTTGGAATGGGGCACCTTGTATACCAGTTTCTGCTCGGCATGTTTCCTGCAAAAATTGAAGCGGCAGAGGAGATCTGGGCAACACGGCTGAAGGTTCCACACGCCATCTGGGTACCATCCGGTCGTTATGCAATCTGCCGCAGCCTTGAATTTGCCACTTCAGATGAATGCACAGTCTACACGCCCGCATTCACGTGCGGTGTCGTTCGCGAAGCGGTTCGTCGCAGCGGTCGACGGCTGAAGCTGATGGATAGTGAGCAGAATGGCCTGCTGATGTCGGGAAACGCCGATCGTTCTGCAACAAGGCATGACGCCGTCATTCTTTCTGAGGTGTACGGGCTTCGCTATTCAGACAGCGACTTGCCGACGGCGCTGATCGACGCCGGAATGCGAATCTTTGACATGGCGATGAGTGTCCCCACGCAGAATGATATGCAAAGACTACGCAAATCTGATGTTGCCATCGTCAGCTTTGGCCTTGGCAAGCCATTGTATGCCGGTTGGGGCGGACTGCTGTTAACTCACGATCAGCAAATGGCAGACTGGATGAGAGCCCAACGGTGTATCGATTTGGCCCCGAAGCGACTTGTACGCAGCATTCGACAGAACGCAGAACTGCTGCTTCGATCGGCTGCACACGTGCCGGCATGTTATGCCCTGATTCGGACACTCCAGGATCGCCTTCGCCGCGGAAGTTCTCCCGTCATCGCTGATGGGAACTCAGCGGACGATCAACTCCCGCCGATGTCTCGTGACTGGTCTCATGGTCCAACCTCCCTTCATCTGACACTCGCCAGCAACCTGGCTCGCGGCACTGACAGAATCATCTCTCAGCGGCGGCAGCTCTTCAGATCATACGAAACGCTTCTGTTTCCGGACTCCAGTGTACCGGTACCTGACGCGGCGTTCAGCCATTATCCGATCCGCGTGCCAGGTCTGCATCGAGATACATTGAGAGCTGAACTATGGGAAAACGGGATCGACACCGCGACACTATTTGAGTTTCCACGGGGCGAACGACCAGAGTCGTTTCCCAATGCTCATCGACATTCGCACGAGATTCTTGCGCTGCCTCTCTGGAATAGCCTGCCGGTTCAGGCGATCGCTACTGCATGCAGGGTGATTCGCGACTTCTGTTTAAAGAACCAGATCAGCATCTCACCTTTTCACTGGCCCGGTGAAATCGAGAGCGATCGAAAACTGGTCGACCGACAATCTGCGGCATAG
- a CDS encoding zinc ribbon domain-containing protein, with product MNKSRRSQPDFECLHCGEMLPGGSHFCRHCGADASVGWNHDDSAEPDYGQDDFEYDDYIAREFPEHLDPDAPAMAGRKFVAWVILALVISMIIGAMPFFF from the coding sequence ATGAACAAATCCCGTCGCAGTCAGCCGGATTTTGAATGCCTGCACTGCGGCGAAATGCTGCCTGGGGGAAGTCACTTTTGTCGGCACTGTGGCGCCGATGCCAGTGTCGGATGGAATCACGACGATTCTGCTGAACCGGATTATGGCCAGGATGACTTTGAATATGACGACTACATTGCCAGAGAATTTCCAGAACATCTGGATCCGGATGCTCCGGCCATGGCAGGAAGAAAATTCGTTGCCTGGGTGATCCTGGCACTTGTGATCAGCATGATCATCGGCGCCATGCCGTTCTTCTTTTAA
- a CDS encoding DUF1501 domain-containing protein: MRKAAHHPSLLTELRRRHFLSRAGGGAASLTGIAALSDLLSGSAVAADSSQAAASQSNDPLSVKQPHYPGKARAVIHLLMAGAPSQLELFDNKPLLTELSGKPLPPSVIGGQRYAFIQPDAAVLGPQFEFGRHGECGAEISSAMPNLASIADDICLIRSMHTTQFNHAPAQIYMNTGFSQPGRPSLGSWLLYGLGSETRDLPAFVVMSTGAGISGGTALWSSGFLPTVYTGIQFRSQGDPILDVTSPPGVSDGLQDDTYDLINRMNRRRLEALADPEIATRIASFEMAARLQVSAPELMDFSNETKETLDLYGCDPAKPNFARACLLARRMVQRGVRCVSIIHSGWDAHSNVKGNVQNNCNATDQASAALVRDLKQLGMLDETLVVWGGEFGRTPMVESNPALGRALGRDHHPQAFTVWLAGGGVQPGMTLGATDEFGFHITENPVDVHDLQATILHCLGLDHERLTYHLAGRDFRLTDVHGRVVHEIL; the protein is encoded by the coding sequence ATGAGGAAGGCGGCACATCACCCATCACTGCTGACAGAATTGCGTCGTCGCCATTTCCTGAGTCGTGCTGGGGGCGGTGCAGCATCTCTGACGGGTATCGCTGCACTGTCGGACCTGCTGTCCGGGTCGGCTGTTGCAGCTGACTCTTCCCAGGCAGCGGCGTCTCAGTCCAATGATCCGTTGTCCGTGAAACAGCCTCATTATCCCGGAAAGGCCAGAGCGGTTATCCATCTGCTCATGGCGGGCGCCCCCAGTCAACTGGAACTGTTCGACAACAAACCACTGCTGACGGAGCTTTCCGGTAAGCCTTTGCCTCCTTCGGTCATTGGGGGGCAGCGTTACGCATTCATCCAGCCGGATGCGGCGGTTCTGGGACCCCAATTTGAATTTGGTCGACATGGCGAATGTGGAGCAGAAATTTCCTCCGCAATGCCGAACCTGGCTTCCATTGCGGACGACATTTGTCTGATCCGGTCGATGCACACAACGCAGTTCAATCACGCTCCAGCACAGATTTACATGAACACTGGGTTTTCCCAACCCGGGCGTCCAAGTCTGGGATCATGGCTGCTGTACGGTCTTGGATCGGAAACACGCGACCTGCCCGCGTTTGTCGTCATGAGCACCGGGGCGGGTATCAGCGGCGGAACGGCACTTTGGTCCAGCGGATTTCTGCCAACAGTTTACACAGGAATTCAGTTTCGCAGCCAGGGCGACCCTATCCTGGATGTCACAAGTCCTCCGGGTGTTTCCGATGGACTGCAGGACGACACTTATGATCTGATCAATCGGATGAACCGACGGCGTCTTGAAGCGTTGGCAGATCCCGAAATTGCTACACGGATCGCGTCGTTTGAAATGGCTGCGCGCCTTCAGGTTTCGGCTCCTGAATTGATGGACTTCAGCAACGAAACCAAAGAAACGCTCGATCTTTATGGCTGTGATCCTGCAAAGCCGAACTTTGCGCGAGCCTGCCTGCTGGCACGCCGTATGGTTCAGCGCGGTGTGCGCTGCGTGAGTATCATTCATAGTGGCTGGGACGCGCACAGCAACGTGAAAGGCAATGTGCAGAACAACTGCAATGCCACCGATCAGGCCTCAGCGGCTCTTGTGCGGGATCTGAAACAACTGGGAATGCTCGACGAAACACTGGTGGTCTGGGGCGGAGAATTCGGACGAACGCCGATGGTCGAATCCAACCCGGCTCTCGGTCGGGCACTTGGGAGGGACCATCATCCGCAGGCATTTACCGTCTGGCTGGCTGGCGGTGGCGTTCAACCGGGCATGACGCTGGGTGCGACCGATGAATTTGGATTCCACATCACTGAAAATCCCGTCGATGTGCACGATTTACAGGCAACCATTCTGCATTGTCTGGGTCTGGATCATGAGCGACTCACGTATCATCTGGCGGGCCGGGACTTTCGTTTGACGGACGTGCATGGTCGCGTGGTTCATGAAATTCTTTGA
- the rsgA gene encoding ribosome small subunit-dependent GTPase A yields the protein MCAKGRKGKRRTSSNGRRSSVSDESGSGGPSGRGPQKVRVDLKKNKQAKARQQNLTSELLNDEELAEDASTEERVTSRNQVSRRRTVVGVEVEGDQIIRSVDETDCQRGRVISFIGLNCIVQNETGEEYECTIRGVLRSLARDSRNVVVTGDRVLFRQEGDSYQGVIERVEPRHGVLSRGSQGREHVIVANIDQVLIVASAADPDFKPQLIDRYLVVAERHGVRPLICINKVDLVDPDILLDAVRIYGRIGYPVILSSSKDRQGVDQLRRCLKGRQTAVSGQSGVGKSSLLNCVDGDLNLRTADVSDWTGKGTHTTRRARLMTLSFGGWVADTPGIRQFELWDVSLEEVDGYFIEFRPFIANCRFPDCSHIHENDCAVKTAVASRMISEARYQSYLRLREEDIFLWKNPARGSAQAMKSD from the coding sequence ATGTGTGCAAAGGGTCGTAAGGGAAAACGAAGAACGTCGAGCAACGGACGCCGAAGCAGTGTCTCCGATGAATCCGGATCAGGTGGGCCATCTGGACGAGGCCCACAAAAAGTTCGCGTCGATCTGAAGAAAAACAAACAGGCCAAAGCCCGGCAGCAAAATCTCACCAGCGAACTGCTGAATGACGAAGAACTGGCCGAAGACGCGAGCACTGAGGAACGCGTCACTTCACGTAATCAGGTTTCTCGTCGACGAACCGTTGTTGGCGTTGAAGTCGAAGGTGATCAGATCATTCGATCCGTGGACGAAACCGACTGCCAGCGCGGTCGGGTGATCAGTTTTATCGGTCTGAACTGCATCGTGCAGAATGAGACCGGTGAGGAATACGAATGTACGATCCGCGGGGTTCTTCGATCACTCGCCCGAGACAGCCGTAATGTCGTGGTGACAGGAGACCGAGTGCTGTTTCGTCAGGAAGGCGACAGCTATCAGGGCGTGATTGAACGTGTCGAGCCGCGCCATGGCGTCCTGTCGCGGGGAAGTCAGGGACGCGAACACGTGATTGTCGCCAATATCGATCAGGTCCTGATCGTCGCGTCCGCCGCTGATCCGGATTTCAAACCACAACTGATCGATCGTTATCTGGTGGTGGCAGAACGCCACGGTGTTCGGCCACTGATCTGCATCAACAAAGTGGATCTGGTTGACCCGGATATTCTGCTGGATGCAGTCCGCATCTACGGCCGCATCGGGTATCCGGTGATCCTTTCCAGTTCAAAGGACAGACAGGGAGTAGACCAGCTTCGACGCTGTCTGAAAGGTCGCCAGACAGCAGTCAGCGGACAGAGTGGCGTTGGCAAATCATCGCTGCTGAATTGTGTGGATGGCGACCTGAACCTCCGCACGGCAGATGTCAGCGACTGGACCGGCAAAGGTACACATACCACGCGACGGGCTCGACTGATGACACTTTCATTCGGCGGCTGGGTTGCGGATACACCCGGAATCAGGCAATTCGAACTTTGGGATGTCTCGCTCGAAGAAGTCGATGGCTACTTCATTGAATTTCGTCCGTTTATCGCGAACTGTCGATTTCCTGACTGTAGTCACATCCACGAAAACGACTGTGCTGTGAAGACGGCAGTGGCCTCCCGAATGATCAGCGAAGCGCGATATCAAAGTTATCTTCGGCTGCGGGAAGAAGACATTTTTCTCTGGAAGAATCCCGCCCGAGGATCCGCGCAGGCCATGAAGTCCGATTGA
- a CDS encoding aldose 1-epimerase family protein → MKFELINTRQGIHDTQSRITSASHSVLQQSGEGWSVSMHRMHGGLSDGVDVITLNNGRMTLWILPTRGMGVWRGEVDGIPLQWNSPVEMPVHPSFVDQSRRGGIGWLDGFNELICRCGLGWHGAPGTDIVRNPDGSVVSEQFLPLHGRIANLAAHQVTVEISEDDRGLITVTGVVDETSVFGGRLRLTSVLSTVTGSNSFEIADTVTNLGSTQAEVEMLYHCNVGEPFLAAGSVYHGAASEVAPRDARAAEGLSMWNIYEGPSRGFAEQVYFCAAAADVNGWGIGVLTDEDAQHAFCVRYDTATLPYFALWKNTQALEDGYCTGLEPASSFPNLRSVERENGRVIQLAPHHSVTFRLSFEAAADRKRVRQLVDEVTTLQVATPRTVHSEPKAEWSP, encoded by the coding sequence ATGAAATTCGAACTGATTAACACCCGCCAGGGCATTCACGACACCCAGTCACGAATCACGTCGGCCTCGCACTCGGTATTGCAGCAAAGTGGTGAAGGTTGGTCTGTCTCGATGCATCGAATGCACGGAGGTTTGTCCGATGGCGTCGATGTGATCACGCTGAACAACGGTCGAATGACATTGTGGATTCTGCCAACACGCGGCATGGGCGTCTGGCGCGGAGAAGTCGATGGAATCCCGCTGCAATGGAATTCTCCTGTCGAAATGCCTGTGCATCCATCATTCGTGGATCAGTCGAGACGAGGTGGTATAGGCTGGCTGGATGGTTTCAACGAATTGATTTGCCGCTGTGGTCTCGGATGGCATGGAGCCCCCGGCACCGACATTGTTAGAAACCCGGATGGTAGCGTCGTGTCCGAGCAATTCCTTCCGCTGCATGGTCGGATCGCTAATCTGGCCGCTCACCAGGTCACAGTTGAGATCTCTGAAGACGATCGTGGCCTCATTACCGTGACCGGGGTTGTTGATGAGACAAGTGTATTCGGCGGGCGACTGCGGCTGACATCTGTGCTGTCGACGGTAACAGGAAGCAACTCATTCGAAATTGCAGATACCGTGACCAACCTCGGCAGCACTCAGGCCGAAGTCGAAATGCTTTACCACTGCAACGTTGGGGAACCATTTCTTGCGGCAGGTTCCGTCTACCACGGTGCGGCAAGTGAAGTTGCTCCCCGAGACGCTCGAGCCGCGGAAGGCTTGAGCATGTGGAATATCTACGAAGGGCCAAGCCGCGGATTTGCGGAACAGGTCTACTTCTGTGCGGCGGCGGCAGATGTCAATGGCTGGGGGATCGGAGTGCTGACGGACGAAGACGCGCAGCATGCGTTCTGTGTGCGGTACGACACTGCAACGTTGCCCTATTTCGCTTTGTGGAAGAATACACAGGCGCTGGAAGATGGATACTGCACAGGTCTGGAGCCGGCCAGCAGTTTTCCGAATCTTCGCTCGGTGGAACGGGAGAATGGCCGTGTCATCCAACTGGCTCCGCATCATTCGGTCACGTTTCGATTGAGCTTTGAAGCCGCTGCCGATCGAAAACGAGTCCGACAGCTTGTCGACGAAGTCACGACACTGCAGGTAGCAACTCCTCGCACGGTTCATTCGGAGCCAAAAGCTGAATGGAGCCCCTGA